One part of the Microlunatus elymi genome encodes these proteins:
- the def gene encoding peptide deformylase, whose protein sequence is MHRVSQPVTRYDAELHTLIRDMFATMEAADGVGLAAPQVGVDLALFVYDCPDEDRRRHIGVFCNPEITLPEGKDRQLDYVDEGCLSLPGAYMELARPDFATCSGQDAFGNDITVEGHGYFARCLQHETDHLNGTVFGDRLASRARKKLYAQHRDLASRYPADWPASPKLGTL, encoded by the coding sequence ATGCACCGGGTGTCGCAGCCGGTGACCCGGTACGACGCCGAGCTGCACACCCTGATCCGGGACATGTTCGCCACCATGGAGGCAGCCGACGGCGTCGGGCTGGCCGCTCCGCAGGTCGGTGTTGATCTTGCTCTGTTCGTCTACGACTGCCCGGACGAGGACCGGCGACGACATATCGGCGTCTTCTGCAACCCGGAGATCACGCTGCCGGAGGGCAAGGATCGCCAGCTCGACTACGTCGACGAGGGCTGTCTGTCGCTACCGGGCGCGTACATGGAGTTGGCTCGTCCGGACTTCGCCACCTGCTCCGGGCAGGACGCCTTCGGCAACGACATCACCGTCGAGGGCCACGGCTACTTCGCCCGCTGTCTGCAACACGAGACCGATCATCTGAACGGCACCGTGTTCGGCGATCGGCTCGCCTCCCGCGCCCGCAAGAAGCTCTACGCCCAGCACCGCGACCTGGCCTCCCGCTACCCCGCCGACTGGCCCGCCTCCCCGAAACTCGGCACCCTCTAG
- a CDS encoding lactonase family protein, with protein sequence MTESSGAAAQDVADQSDQNPAVPEVPEPAPSDETASDETPVAFDPPERIFVGGYTEEMGGSATGLTAYDGAPDDGVPAQLAALGLGSPSYVIKHPDEPWLFVVHERTPGQVSAVRYDDNGLHLINTVASDGDGGCHLAFDHSGNFVVVAHYTSGSIASFKIEDNGALSERIGLLEFEGSGPDPERQDAAHAHQVVSVGQALLVPDLGTDSVHLVLIDDEGNLSPAGDSIALPAGSGPRHLVLSGQHLVVACELSATLWVSALDAEVGAEGVTVPASTKQTDERIYPSGIAVLGDQVVVANRGADTVSVFTLDASGTPHPLVEIDCGGRWPRDVAVDGEQLWIANQESNNVTVIRPARVSNKPEDWQTVLQLPTPSPACVVPTR encoded by the coding sequence ATGACCGAATCCAGCGGCGCCGCCGCCCAGGACGTTGCCGACCAGTCCGATCAGAATCCCGCCGTCCCGGAGGTGCCCGAGCCCGCGCCCTCCGACGAAACCGCGTCCGACGAGACGCCGGTCGCGTTCGATCCGCCGGAACGGATCTTCGTCGGCGGTTACACCGAGGAGATGGGCGGCTCGGCGACCGGGCTGACCGCCTACGACGGCGCCCCCGATGACGGCGTGCCCGCGCAACTCGCCGCACTCGGGCTGGGCTCACCGTCGTACGTGATCAAGCACCCGGACGAGCCCTGGCTGTTCGTCGTGCACGAGCGGACACCCGGCCAGGTATCCGCGGTCCGCTACGACGACAACGGTCTGCACCTGATCAACACCGTTGCCAGCGACGGCGACGGTGGCTGCCATCTCGCCTTCGACCACAGCGGCAACTTCGTCGTGGTGGCCCACTACACCAGCGGCTCGATCGCCAGCTTCAAGATCGAGGACAACGGCGCACTGTCGGAGCGGATCGGGCTGCTGGAGTTCGAAGGCTCCGGCCCGGATCCCGAACGGCAGGACGCGGCGCACGCGCACCAGGTGGTCAGCGTCGGACAGGCGCTGCTGGTGCCGGATCTCGGCACCGACTCCGTGCACCTCGTGCTGATCGACGACGAGGGAAACCTGAGCCCGGCCGGCGACTCGATCGCGCTGCCGGCCGGGTCGGGGCCGCGGCACCTGGTGCTGTCCGGTCAGCATCTGGTGGTCGCCTGCGAACTGTCGGCCACCCTGTGGGTCAGCGCCCTGGACGCGGAGGTGGGTGCCGAGGGCGTCACGGTGCCGGCGTCGACCAAGCAGACCGACGAGCGGATCTACCCGTCCGGAATCGCCGTGCTCGGTGACCAGGTCGTCGTCGCCAACCGGGGTGCCGACACCGTCAGCGTGTTCACGCTCGACGCATCGGGCACGCCGCATCCGCTGGTCGAGATCGATTGCGGGGGTCGCTGGCCCCGAGACGTCGCCGTCGACGGTGAGCAGCTCTGGATCGCCAACCAGGAGAGCAACAACGTGACGGTGATCCGGCCGGCACGAGTCAGCAACAAGCCCGAGGACTGGCAGACGGTGCTGCAGCTGCCGACGCCGTCGCCGGCTTGTGTCGTGCCGACCCGGTAG
- the tsf gene encoding translation elongation factor Ts has protein sequence MADISAADVKRLRDATGAGMMDAKKALVEADGDFDKAIELLRVSGAAKAAKRGAERSASNGLVAEAGGALIKLGAETDFVAKNDEFQALAGEIVAAAAVAKADSVEAANAATLRTGGTVAEAVTALAATIGEKLELSDAAYVAGQHAVYLHRRDPDLPPQIGVLVEYEGTDAEAAKAAARQIAAMRPGYLTRDEVPADVVDKEREIAAANAKESGKPEQAWPKIVEGRVNSFFKEVVLLEQPSVTDQKTTVGKQLEAAGVKVTRFVRFEAGN, from the coding sequence ATGGCAGACATTTCCGCTGCTGATGTGAAGCGGCTCCGGGATGCGACCGGCGCCGGCATGATGGACGCCAAGAAGGCCCTCGTCGAGGCCGACGGCGACTTCGACAAGGCCATCGAGCTGCTCCGGGTCTCCGGCGCGGCCAAGGCGGCCAAGCGTGGTGCCGAACGGTCCGCGAGCAACGGCCTGGTCGCCGAAGCCGGCGGTGCGCTGATCAAGCTCGGCGCCGAGACCGACTTCGTCGCCAAGAACGACGAATTCCAGGCGCTGGCCGGCGAGATCGTGGCCGCGGCCGCGGTGGCCAAGGCCGACAGTGTCGAGGCGGCCAACGCCGCGACGCTGCGGACCGGCGGCACCGTCGCCGAGGCGGTTACCGCGCTGGCGGCGACCATCGGCGAGAAGCTGGAGCTCAGCGATGCCGCGTACGTGGCCGGTCAGCACGCCGTCTACCTGCACCGTCGCGACCCCGACCTGCCGCCGCAGATCGGCGTCCTGGTGGAGTACGAGGGCACGGACGCCGAGGCCGCCAAGGCCGCTGCCCGGCAGATCGCCGCGATGCGTCCGGGCTACCTGACCCGCGACGAGGTGCCGGCCGACGTGGTCGACAAGGAGCGCGAGATCGCCGCTGCGAACGCCAAGGAGTCCGGCAAGCCGGAGCAGGCGTGGCCGAAGATCGTCGAGGGCCGGGTGAACTCCTTCTTCAAGGAGGTCGTGCTGCTGGAGCAGCCGTCGGTCACCGATCAGAAGACCACCGTCGGCAAGCAGCTCGAGGCCGCCGGCGTCAAGGTCACCCGTTTCGTGCGGTTCGAAGCCGGTAACTGA
- a CDS encoding gamma-glutamyltransferase family protein, translating to MFTTRPELVGTFGMVTSTHWLASQSGMAVLEAGGNAFDAAVATGFVLQVVEPHLNGPGGDLPLIMKRSGEEPLVLCGQGVAPAAASIEHFRDLGLAGVPGTGLLATCVPGSTVAWLTLLRDHGTLWPEQVLQYAIGYAESGHPVLERAVAVINTMADHFRRNWPTSAETWLPAPEPGRLQTNPVLARTYRRLVAESSAGQSREAACELAIKAWSEGFVAEAIDAFARHPAMDSSGTEHAGVITGDDLARWRPGYEQPMSYSCHGQTIFKSRGWAQSPVFLETLAIMDPLLGDVFGAGASWRGFGADQVHLVLEAQKLAFADRDAWYGDAPGHPDLSGLFDRDFLAGRRSLISELASDDLRPGRLNGMMPRLPDFGGVRDGADGGGEPTVVRDLGDTAKVRSDGRTAGDTCHLDIVDRWGNVVSATPSGGWLQSSPTVPGLGFCLGSRLQMTWLEPGLPSSLAPGRRPRTTLSPGMAIADDGVVTAFGTPGGDQQDQWALVFWLAHTLGGMDLQAAIDQPTFNIKSMISSFEPRIPYPGVVEVEGRLPGEVITGLRQRGHRVEVQPDWSLSRMTAASYDPNTKIIKAAANPRGMQGYAVGR from the coding sequence GTGTTCACCACGCGACCTGAACTCGTCGGCACCTTCGGCATGGTGACCAGCACGCACTGGCTGGCCAGTCAGTCCGGGATGGCGGTGCTCGAGGCGGGGGGCAACGCCTTCGATGCGGCCGTCGCAACAGGATTCGTCTTGCAGGTGGTCGAACCGCACCTGAACGGTCCCGGCGGCGACCTGCCGTTGATCATGAAACGCAGCGGCGAGGAACCGCTGGTGTTGTGCGGTCAGGGCGTTGCGCCGGCCGCTGCCAGCATCGAACACTTCCGTGATCTCGGACTGGCCGGTGTGCCCGGTACGGGGTTGCTCGCCACCTGCGTGCCCGGCTCGACCGTGGCCTGGCTGACCCTGCTTCGTGATCATGGAACGCTCTGGCCGGAGCAGGTTCTGCAGTACGCGATCGGCTACGCAGAGTCCGGGCATCCGGTGTTGGAGCGAGCGGTGGCGGTGATCAACACCATGGCCGACCACTTCCGCCGGAACTGGCCGACGTCGGCCGAGACCTGGCTGCCGGCGCCCGAACCTGGACGGCTGCAGACCAACCCGGTGCTGGCCCGGACCTATCGTCGGCTGGTCGCCGAGTCGTCGGCGGGACAGAGCCGGGAAGCTGCCTGCGAGCTGGCGATCAAGGCTTGGAGTGAAGGGTTCGTGGCCGAGGCGATCGACGCGTTCGCCAGGCATCCTGCTATGGACTCCTCCGGTACGGAGCATGCCGGCGTGATCACCGGAGACGATCTTGCTCGGTGGCGTCCCGGCTACGAGCAGCCGATGTCCTACAGCTGCCACGGGCAAACGATCTTCAAGTCTCGCGGCTGGGCACAGAGCCCGGTCTTCCTGGAGACCCTCGCGATCATGGACCCGCTGCTGGGTGACGTGTTCGGCGCCGGGGCGAGCTGGCGCGGCTTCGGGGCCGACCAGGTCCATCTGGTGCTGGAGGCGCAGAAGCTGGCCTTCGCCGATCGCGATGCCTGGTACGGCGACGCGCCCGGTCATCCGGATCTGTCCGGGCTGTTCGACCGGGACTTCCTCGCGGGTCGCCGATCGTTGATCAGCGAGCTGGCGTCCGATGATCTTCGCCCCGGCCGATTGAACGGGATGATGCCGCGGTTGCCCGACTTCGGCGGCGTACGGGATGGGGCCGACGGCGGCGGCGAGCCCACCGTCGTACGCGATCTGGGTGACACCGCCAAGGTCCGCAGCGACGGCCGCACCGCCGGCGACACCTGCCATCTGGACATCGTCGACCGCTGGGGCAACGTGGTCTCCGCGACGCCGAGCGGCGGCTGGCTGCAGTCCTCGCCGACGGTTCCCGGGCTGGGATTCTGTCTGGGCAGCCGATTGCAGATGACCTGGCTGGAGCCCGGGCTGCCGTCCTCGCTCGCGCCCGGCCGGCGGCCTCGTACCACGTTGAGCCCGGGGATGGCGATCGCGGACGACGGCGTGGTGACCGCGTTCGGCACACCCGGTGGAGATCAACAGGATCAATGGGCGTTGGTGTTCTGGCTCGCGCACACCCTCGGCGGGATGGACCTGCAGGCCGCCATCGATCAGCCGACCTTCAACATCAAGTCCATGATCAGCTCGTTCGAACCGCGGATCCCGTATCCCGGCGTGGTCGAGGTGGAGGGCCGGCTCCCGGGCGAGGTGATCACCGGACTGCGGCAACGCGGCCACCGGGTCGAGGTGCAGCCGGACTGGAGTTTGAGCCGGATGACCGCGGCCAGCTACGACCCGAACACCAAGATCATCAAGGCTGCTGCCAACCCCCGAGGCATGCAGGGATACGCCGTAGGCCGCTGA
- a CDS encoding serine hydrolase domain-containing protein gives MTSGYDVETVKQALPYIESWIELQRDLTRTPGVQVAIRIGDELVCSRAFGFADERAGQPLRTDHLFRIASHSKTFTATSVMQLVERSKLRLDDRIDSWVPELSDSQVGGVTIRELLGHQGGVIRDGKDTDFWQLMRPFPDRAELIKLCRDHGRVYAPNEHYKYSNVGFSLVGLAIEVASGQSYHDYVGEHIIEPLGLKDTGPEYDPARKADYAAGHSALLSGRDERLAIGHIDTAGMAAATGFYSTAADLTRYGAAHFFGAEELISDGSKRLMQRMESSISSHGKDQGRYGLGIDLTKIGDREWIGHGGGYPGHITRTNIDPVGGAVVAVLTNCLGGPAASLAEGIIKLLDLAEAAPAESKLAKGIDPSRYTGRFANLWGVTDIAVLGGRLVGLSGGSLNPTEDWDELAVVDDDTLALAPEAGGGPVGERVEVLERDAEHHPQLIRYGGGLCWPVETFKARRAEQIARVG, from the coding sequence ATGACGAGTGGCTACGACGTCGAGACGGTCAAGCAGGCACTGCCGTACATCGAGTCCTGGATCGAGTTGCAGCGCGATCTCACCCGGACCCCTGGGGTGCAGGTCGCCATCCGAATCGGCGACGAACTCGTCTGTTCCCGAGCGTTCGGGTTTGCCGACGAGCGGGCCGGGCAGCCGCTGCGGACCGACCACCTCTTCCGCATCGCGTCCCATTCCAAGACGTTCACCGCGACCTCGGTGATGCAGTTGGTCGAGCGGTCGAAGCTCAGGCTCGACGATCGGATCGACAGCTGGGTGCCCGAACTGTCCGACAGCCAGGTCGGCGGCGTGACGATCCGCGAGTTGCTCGGCCACCAGGGCGGAGTCATCCGCGACGGGAAGGACACCGACTTCTGGCAGCTGATGCGGCCCTTCCCCGACCGGGCCGAGTTGATCAAGCTGTGTCGTGATCACGGCCGGGTGTACGCGCCGAACGAGCACTACAAGTACTCCAACGTCGGCTTCTCGCTGGTCGGCCTGGCGATCGAGGTGGCGAGCGGGCAGAGCTACCACGACTACGTCGGCGAGCACATCATCGAACCGCTCGGGTTGAAGGACACCGGCCCCGAGTACGACCCCGCCCGCAAGGCCGACTACGCGGCGGGCCACTCGGCCCTGTTGTCCGGCCGGGACGAGCGGCTGGCGATCGGTCACATCGACACCGCCGGCATGGCGGCGGCAACCGGCTTCTACTCCACCGCCGCCGACCTGACCCGCTACGGCGCGGCGCACTTCTTCGGCGCCGAGGAGTTGATCAGCGACGGCAGCAAGCGGCTGATGCAGCGCATGGAGAGCTCCATCAGCTCCCACGGCAAGGACCAGGGCCGCTACGGGCTCGGGATCGACCTGACCAAGATCGGCGACCGCGAGTGGATCGGCCACGGCGGCGGCTATCCGGGCCACATCACCCGCACCAACATCGATCCGGTCGGCGGCGCAGTGGTTGCGGTGCTCACCAACTGCCTCGGCGGACCGGCGGCCTCGCTGGCCGAGGGGATCATCAAGCTGCTCGATCTTGCCGAAGCCGCACCCGCGGAGTCCAAGCTCGCCAAGGGCATCGACCCCTCCCGCTACACCGGCCGGTTCGCCAACCTCTGGGGTGTGACCGACATCGCGGTCCTCGGCGGCCGACTGGTCGGGCTGAGCGGCGGAAGTCTCAACCCGACCGAGGACTGGGACGAGTTGGCGGTGGTCGACGACGACACGCTCGCGCTGGCGCCCGAGGCCGGCGGCGGTCCCGTCGGCGAGCGGGTCGAGGTGCTCGAGCGCGATGCCGAACACCATCCGCAGCTGATCCGCTACGGCGGCGGCCTGTGCTGGCCGGTCGAGACCTTCAAGGCACGCCGCGCCGAGCAGATCGCACGGGTCGGCTAA
- a CDS encoding peptidoglycan DD-metalloendopeptidase family protein, which translates to MRRFWIHSRLVVGVLLIGVLAVVARAAPAAADPLQTARSGLPEQTSWPLAGSPDVVRGFDPPAQQWGAGHRGVDLSGSPGAPVLAAAAGTISYAGMLAGRGVMVVDHGSLRTTYEPVTAILPVGTKVRAGQQIGTLAAGHCGQDTCLHWGLKRGDSYLDPLLLGPQQSGPVGAVGSGEYRLYPASERQAVTERLQQRPAAAATIPSAGGTDGPLGAAGSHGFSFPVAASITSPYGMRFHPVLHVYKLHDGTDFGAACGTPIKAPYAGTVSAAYFNAGYGNRLMLDHGVVDGRRVVSGFNHATSYRVGVGDRVAKGEVIGYVGTTGYSTGCHLHLMVWLNGQMVNPMSWY; encoded by the coding sequence ATGAGGCGCTTCTGGATCCACAGCCGGCTCGTCGTCGGAGTCCTGCTGATCGGCGTGTTGGCCGTGGTCGCGCGCGCGGCACCGGCGGCCGCAGATCCGCTGCAGACCGCCCGGTCCGGTCTGCCGGAGCAGACGAGCTGGCCACTGGCCGGCAGTCCGGACGTCGTCCGCGGGTTTGATCCGCCCGCCCAGCAGTGGGGTGCCGGGCACCGCGGCGTCGACCTGTCCGGTTCGCCCGGAGCGCCGGTGTTGGCGGCGGCGGCCGGCACGATCAGTTACGCGGGCATGCTGGCCGGGCGCGGTGTGATGGTGGTCGATCACGGCTCGTTGCGGACGACCTACGAGCCGGTGACCGCGATCCTGCCGGTGGGCACAAAGGTCCGCGCCGGGCAGCAGATCGGCACTTTGGCGGCCGGCCACTGCGGCCAGGACACGTGTCTGCACTGGGGTCTGAAACGCGGCGACAGTTATCTCGACCCTCTCCTGCTCGGTCCGCAGCAGAGCGGTCCGGTCGGCGCAGTCGGCAGCGGCGAGTACCGGCTGTATCCGGCCTCGGAACGGCAGGCCGTGACCGAACGGCTGCAGCAGCGGCCGGCGGCCGCGGCGACGATCCCGTCGGCGGGCGGCACCGACGGACCGCTCGGGGCAGCCGGATCGCACGGCTTCAGCTTCCCGGTCGCGGCCTCGATCACGTCGCCGTACGGGATGCGGTTCCATCCGGTGCTGCACGTCTACAAACTGCACGACGGCACCGACTTCGGCGCCGCCTGCGGCACTCCGATCAAGGCGCCGTACGCCGGCACGGTCAGCGCGGCGTACTTCAACGCCGGCTACGGCAACCGGCTGATGCTGGATCACGGCGTAGTGGACGGTCGCCGGGTGGTCTCCGGCTTCAACCACGCGACGTCCTATCGGGTCGGTGTCGGTGATCGAGTGGCGAAGGGTGAGGTGATCGGCTACGTCGGCACCACCGGCTACTCGACCGGCTGTCACCTGCACCTGATGGTCTGGCTGAACGGCCAGATGGTCAATCCGATGAGTTGGTACTGA
- a CDS encoding amidohydrolase: MAKASRRRDARPAVQGDDRLGESVAIVGGRVVPVNGPAVDGGRVLIKDGKIAAVGTSVKIGADTTVIDATGKWVLPGFLESHGHVGVHEEGNGWAGNDTNEMTDPVGARFRALDAINPADEGFRDALSGGVTSVVIKPGSGNPIGGQTVAVKTWGRIVDEMLIKQPVSVKSALGENPKRVYGDKKQTPSTRLGVASVIRDAFIATQDYLVRREQAETDGKPFTRDSNYEILAEVLAGEVPWCQHTHRADDIATAIRLSEEFGYRLVINHGTEGHLIADVLAEKDIPVIIGPLFTSRSKVEVNQRHLRNPGLLAEAGVKIAITTDHPVVPINFLVYQAILSVKDGLDRDTALRALTINPAEMLGLDDRVGSLEVGKDGDVVIWSGDPLDIMSRAEQVIVDGRPVYEFDHDQGIGVTADPYTLLRRDVSAPDDAAARKSRRARR; the protein is encoded by the coding sequence GTGGCCAAAGCATCCCGCAGACGTGACGCCCGACCGGCCGTGCAGGGCGACGACCGCCTCGGCGAGAGTGTCGCCATCGTCGGCGGCCGGGTGGTGCCGGTGAACGGCCCGGCTGTCGACGGCGGCCGGGTGTTGATCAAGGACGGCAAGATCGCTGCTGTCGGCACCTCGGTCAAGATCGGTGCCGACACCACGGTGATCGACGCAACCGGGAAGTGGGTGCTGCCCGGCTTCCTGGAATCGCACGGCCACGTCGGCGTACACGAGGAAGGCAACGGCTGGGCCGGCAACGACACCAACGAGATGACCGATCCGGTCGGTGCACGGTTCCGCGCGCTGGACGCGATCAACCCCGCCGACGAAGGCTTCCGCGACGCGCTGTCCGGAGGCGTCACCTCGGTAGTGATCAAGCCCGGATCCGGCAATCCGATCGGCGGTCAGACGGTCGCGGTCAAGACCTGGGGCCGGATCGTCGACGAGATGTTGATCAAGCAACCGGTCAGCGTGAAGTCGGCGTTGGGCGAGAATCCCAAGCGGGTGTACGGGGACAAGAAGCAGACACCGTCCACTCGGCTGGGCGTGGCCTCGGTGATCCGGGACGCGTTCATCGCCACCCAGGACTATCTCGTCCGCCGGGAGCAGGCCGAGACCGACGGCAAGCCGTTCACCCGTGACTCCAACTACGAGATCCTGGCCGAGGTGCTGGCCGGCGAGGTCCCGTGGTGCCAGCACACCCATCGGGCCGACGACATCGCGACCGCGATCCGGCTGTCGGAGGAGTTCGGCTACCGGCTGGTGATCAATCACGGCACCGAGGGTCATCTGATCGCCGATGTGCTGGCCGAGAAGGACATTCCGGTGATCATCGGCCCGCTGTTCACCTCCCGCAGCAAGGTCGAGGTGAACCAGCGGCACCTGCGCAATCCCGGCCTGTTGGCCGAGGCCGGAGTGAAGATCGCGATCACCACGGACCACCCCGTGGTGCCGATCAACTTCCTTGTCTACCAAGCGATTCTGTCGGTCAAGGACGGCCTGGATCGGGACACGGCGCTGCGGGCACTGACCATCAACCCGGCCGAGATGCTCGGGCTGGACGACCGGGTCGGGTCCCTGGAGGTCGGCAAGGACGGGGACGTGGTGATCTGGAGCGGCGATCCGCTGGACATCATGAGCCGAGCCGAGCAGGTGATCGTCGACGGCCGGCCGGTGTACGAGTTCGATCACGATCAGGGCATCGGCGTGACCGCCGACCCGTATACGCTTCTGCGCCGGGACGTCTCGGCTCCCGATGACGCAGCAGCCAGGAAGTCCAGGAGAGCACGACGGTGA
- a CDS encoding tyrosine recombinase XerC, with amino-acid sequence MAEIEARTELPDCYVAVLADYERHLRAERRLSEHTVRAYLGDLQSLLAHLNRLGIEDLDDAELTDLRSWLAQQQSSGAARASVQRRSAAVRVFWEWAHHTERTNRNVAAGLKSPKKQRRLPATVDQQSAAAMLAAAIERAEEAGRTDDVGRDRDDVAVEGSGAGDQGRIRRAVGVRDVAILETLYATGIRVSELCGLDLADLDTDRQVLRVFGKGSKERSVPVGLPALRAQQRWLAEGRTVIAGPSSAQAMFLGERGARIDPRVVRRVVHRAFDVTDGAPDLGPHGLRHAMATHLLEGGADLRSVQEMLGHSSLATTQIYTHVTTDRLRRAFEQAHPRA; translated from the coding sequence ATGGCCGAGATCGAGGCGCGGACGGAGCTGCCGGACTGCTACGTCGCGGTGCTGGCCGACTACGAGCGACATCTGCGTGCCGAACGACGACTGTCCGAGCACACGGTGCGGGCCTACCTGGGCGACCTGCAGAGTCTGCTGGCGCACCTGAACCGGCTCGGCATCGAGGACCTGGACGACGCCGAGCTGACCGATCTGCGCAGTTGGCTGGCTCAGCAACAATCCTCCGGCGCGGCTCGCGCGAGTGTGCAGCGTCGGTCGGCCGCAGTGCGGGTCTTCTGGGAGTGGGCCCACCACACCGAACGGACCAACCGCAACGTGGCCGCGGGGCTGAAATCGCCGAAGAAGCAGCGCCGGTTGCCGGCCACGGTCGACCAACAGTCGGCCGCGGCCATGCTCGCCGCGGCGATCGAACGAGCCGAGGAGGCCGGCCGGACCGACGACGTCGGACGCGATCGGGACGACGTCGCCGTCGAGGGCAGCGGAGCCGGCGACCAGGGCAGGATCCGGCGAGCAGTCGGCGTCCGCGACGTCGCGATCCTGGAGACGCTCTACGCCACCGGCATCCGGGTCTCCGAACTCTGCGGCCTCGACCTCGCCGACCTGGACACCGATCGGCAGGTGCTGCGGGTCTTCGGCAAGGGCAGCAAGGAACGCAGCGTCCCGGTCGGTCTGCCCGCCCTGCGCGCGCAGCAACGCTGGCTGGCCGAGGGGCGAACGGTGATCGCCGGACCGAGTTCGGCCCAGGCGATGTTCCTCGGCGAGCGCGGCGCCCGGATCGACCCGCGGGTGGTCCGACGCGTCGTGCACAGGGCGTTCGACGTCACCGACGGAGCACCCGACCTGGGACCGCACGGGCTGCGGCACGCAATGGCCACGCATCTGCTGGAGGGTGGGGCCGACCTGCGCAGCGTGCAGGAGATGCTCGGCCACTCGTCCTTGGCGACCACCCAGATCTACACCCACGTGACCACCGATCGGCTGCGCCGCGCCTTCGAACAGGCGCATCCCCGCGCCTGA
- the rpsB gene encoding 30S ribosomal protein S2 — protein sequence MPVVTTRQLLESGVHFGHQTRRWNPKMKRFIFTERNGIYIIDLQQSLTYIDRAYAFVKETVARGGQILFVGTKKQAQEAIAEQATRVGMPYVNQRWLGGMLTNFQTVIKRVQRLKELEGIDYDDVAASGLTKKELLGLRREKDKLEKTLGGIRDMAKTPQAVWIVDTKKEHLGVDEARKLRIPVIAILDTNCDPDEVDFPIPGNDDAIRSVSLLTRVLADAVADGLMSRSGGQTGEEEATNEPMPDWERELLGQGTEGAQADSADSAQADSAGADSAGAESAVAEAEALTPANETPAVAAENAEAAADAADSDRPEN from the coding sequence ATGCCGGTCGTAACCACCCGCCAGCTCCTGGAGAGCGGCGTCCACTTCGGTCACCAGACCCGCCGTTGGAACCCGAAGATGAAGAGGTTCATCTTCACCGAGCGCAACGGCATCTACATCATCGATCTGCAGCAGTCGCTGACCTACATCGACCGCGCCTACGCGTTCGTCAAGGAGACCGTCGCCCGTGGCGGCCAGATCCTCTTCGTCGGCACCAAGAAGCAGGCCCAGGAAGCCATCGCCGAGCAGGCCACCCGGGTCGGCATGCCGTACGTGAACCAGCGCTGGTTGGGTGGCATGCTCACCAACTTCCAGACCGTGATCAAGCGGGTCCAGCGGCTCAAGGAGCTGGAGGGCATCGACTACGACGATGTCGCCGCCTCCGGTCTGACCAAGAAGGAACTGCTGGGTCTGCGCCGCGAGAAGGACAAGCTGGAGAAGACTCTCGGCGGCATCCGCGACATGGCCAAGACCCCGCAGGCAGTCTGGATCGTCGACACCAAGAAGGAGCACCTGGGCGTCGACGAGGCCCGCAAGCTCCGGATCCCGGTGATCGCCATCCTCGACACCAACTGCGATCCCGACGAGGTCGACTTCCCGATCCCGGGCAACGACGACGCGATTCGTTCGGTCTCGCTGCTCACCCGGGTGCTCGCCGACGCGGTGGCCGACGGCCTGATGTCGCGCTCCGGCGGCCAGACCGGCGAGGAAGAGGCCACCAACGAGCCGATGCCCGATTGGGAGCGTGAGCTGCTGGGCCAGGGCACCGAAGGCGCCCAGGCCGACAGCGCCGACAGCGCTCAGGCCGACAGTGCAGGCGCCGACAGTGCAGGCGCCGAGAGCGCCGTCGCCGAAGCCGAGGCCCTCACCCCGGCCAACGAGACGCCGGCCGTCGCGGCCGAGAACGCCGAGGCTGCTGCCGACGCCGCCGATTCCGACCGTCCCGAGAACTGA